A single region of the Nocardioides ochotonae genome encodes:
- the ispG gene encoding flavodoxin-dependent (E)-4-hydroxy-3-methylbut-2-enyl-diphosphate synthase, producing the protein MSTISLGMPAAPPPVLAPRRTTRQIQVGTVGVGSEHPVSVQSMTTTLTSDVNSTLQQIAELTAAGCDIVRVACPSADDAEALPAIARKSQIPVIADIHFQPKYVFAAIEAGCAAVRVNPGNIKKFDDQIKEIAQAANDHGTSIRIGVNAGSLDKRLLEKYGKATPEALVESAIWEASLFEEHGFRDFKISVKHNDPVIMVRAYELLAEAGDWPLHLGVTEAGPAFQGTIKSATAFGALLSKGIGDTIRVSLSAPPVEEVKVGIQILQSLNLRPRKLEIVSCPSCGRAQVDVYTLAEQVTAGLDGLEVPLRVAVMGCVVNGPGEAREADLGVASGNGKGQIFVKGEVIKTVPESKIVETLIEEAMRIAEGMEAVDGAAAEVTVS; encoded by the coding sequence ATGAGCACCATCAGCCTCGGCATGCCCGCCGCCCCTCCGCCGGTGCTCGCGCCGCGACGGACCACCCGCCAGATCCAGGTCGGCACGGTCGGGGTCGGCAGCGAGCACCCCGTCTCGGTGCAGTCGATGACCACGACGCTCACCAGCGACGTGAACAGCACCCTGCAGCAGATCGCCGAGCTGACCGCGGCCGGCTGCGACATCGTCCGGGTCGCCTGCCCCAGCGCCGACGACGCGGAGGCGCTCCCGGCGATCGCGCGCAAGTCGCAGATCCCGGTCATCGCCGACATCCACTTCCAGCCGAAGTACGTCTTCGCCGCGATCGAGGCCGGCTGCGCCGCGGTGCGCGTGAACCCCGGCAACATCAAGAAGTTCGACGACCAGATCAAGGAGATCGCCCAGGCCGCCAACGACCACGGCACCTCGATCCGGATCGGCGTCAACGCCGGCAGCCTGGACAAGCGGCTGCTGGAGAAGTACGGCAAGGCCACCCCGGAGGCGCTCGTCGAGTCCGCGATCTGGGAGGCGAGCCTGTTCGAGGAGCACGGCTTCCGCGACTTCAAGATCTCGGTCAAGCACAACGATCCCGTCATCATGGTGCGCGCCTACGAGCTGCTCGCCGAGGCGGGCGACTGGCCGCTGCACCTCGGTGTCACCGAGGCCGGGCCGGCGTTCCAGGGCACGATCAAGTCGGCCACGGCGTTCGGCGCCCTGCTCAGCAAGGGCATCGGCGACACGATCCGGGTCTCCCTCTCGGCCCCGCCGGTCGAGGAGGTCAAGGTCGGCATCCAGATCCTCCAGTCGCTCAACCTGCGACCGCGCAAGCTCGAGATCGTCTCCTGCCCGTCCTGCGGCCGCGCCCAGGTCGACGTCTACACCCTCGCCGAGCAGGTGACCGCGGGCCTCGACGGCCTCGAGGTCCCGCTGCGCGTGGCCGTGATGGGCTGCGTCGTCAACGGCCCGGGGGAGGCCCGCGAGGCCGACCTCGGTGTCGCCTCCGGCAACGGCAAGGGCCAGATCTTCGTCAAGGGCGAGGTGATCAAGACCGTGCCCGAGTCGAAGATCGTCGAGACCCTCATCGAGGAGGCCATGCGCATCGCGGAGGGCATGGAGGCCGTCGACGGCGCCGCCGCCGAGGTCACCGTCTCCTGA